One window from the genome of Streptomyces cadmiisoli encodes:
- a CDS encoding acyl-CoA dehydrogenase family protein, whose amino-acid sequence MARSTHTVTNQPPPLVGYDVFGADRALVAAVERHLDPAVRDEALGELSALGRSAGSAQVQEWAVQADRNPPTLRTHDRYGHRIDEVEFHPAWHRLLGKGVSAGLTAAWGRPGGQVRRAAGFLVWTQVDAGTCCPLSMTHAAVPALRTDPVLAAEWEPRLTSMVYDRDLRPAEQKAGALFGMGMTEKQGGSDVRAGTTTARPLAEDGTYELTGHKWFCSAPMSDGFLVLAQAAGPSGEGGPTCFLVPRVLPDGARNVFRLQRLKDKLGNRSNASSEVEFDGTWARRVGAEGRGVRTIIEMVAATRLDCVLGSAGLMRQAVAQAVHHCAHRAAFGGKLIDKPLMRNVLADLALESEAATTLGLRLAAACDDGSESERALLRLAVPVAKYWVTKRCAPVAVEAAECLGGNGYVEESGLPRLVRESPLNSVWEGAGNVQALDVLRALHREPEALNAYLTEVGLARGADHRLDGAIKGMLTELADLGGAEARARRLAERLALVLQGSLLVRFAPPEVADAFCASRLGGDGGATFGTLPPTLDLASVVDRAQPLA is encoded by the coding sequence ATGGCGCGCAGCACCCACACCGTGACCAACCAGCCCCCACCGCTCGTCGGATACGACGTCTTCGGCGCCGACCGCGCCCTGGTGGCCGCCGTCGAACGGCATCTCGATCCCGCCGTGCGCGACGAGGCGCTGGGCGAGTTGTCGGCGCTCGGGCGGTCCGCCGGCTCGGCGCAGGTGCAGGAGTGGGCGGTGCAGGCCGACCGGAACCCGCCGACGCTGCGCACCCACGACCGCTACGGCCACCGGATCGACGAGGTCGAGTTCCATCCGGCCTGGCACCGGCTGCTGGGCAAGGGCGTCTCGGCGGGGCTGACCGCGGCCTGGGGCCGGCCCGGCGGGCAGGTGCGGCGGGCCGCCGGGTTCCTGGTGTGGACACAGGTCGACGCGGGCACCTGCTGTCCGCTGTCGATGACCCACGCGGCGGTGCCCGCGCTGCGCACGGATCCGGTGCTGGCCGCGGAGTGGGAGCCGCGGCTGACGTCCATGGTCTACGACCGTGATCTGCGGCCGGCCGAGCAGAAGGCCGGGGCGCTGTTCGGGATGGGCATGACGGAGAAGCAGGGCGGCAGCGACGTGCGGGCCGGCACGACGACGGCGCGGCCGCTGGCCGAGGACGGGACGTACGAGCTGACGGGGCACAAGTGGTTCTGCTCGGCGCCGATGTCGGACGGGTTCCTGGTGCTGGCCCAGGCGGCCGGCCCGTCCGGCGAGGGCGGCCCCACCTGTTTCCTCGTGCCGCGGGTGCTGCCGGACGGCGCGCGCAACGTCTTCCGGCTCCAGCGGCTGAAGGACAAGCTGGGCAACCGGTCCAACGCGTCGAGCGAGGTCGAGTTCGACGGGACCTGGGCCCGGCGGGTCGGTGCGGAAGGACGGGGCGTGCGGACCATCATCGAGATGGTCGCGGCGACCCGGCTCGACTGCGTCCTCGGCTCCGCGGGCCTGATGCGGCAGGCCGTCGCGCAGGCGGTCCACCACTGCGCCCACCGCGCGGCGTTCGGCGGAAAGCTGATCGACAAGCCGCTGATGCGCAATGTTCTGGCCGATCTCGCCCTGGAGTCGGAGGCGGCGACCACCCTCGGGCTGCGACTGGCCGCGGCCTGCGACGACGGGAGCGAGAGCGAGCGCGCGCTGCTGCGGCTGGCGGTGCCGGTGGCCAAGTACTGGGTGACCAAGCGCTGCGCCCCGGTGGCCGTGGAGGCCGCGGAGTGCCTGGGCGGCAACGGTTACGTGGAGGAGTCGGGCCTGCCCCGGCTGGTGCGCGAGTCACCGCTGAACTCGGTCTGGGAGGGTGCGGGCAACGTCCAGGCGCTGGACGTGCTGCGGGCGCTGCACCGCGAGCCGGAGGCGCTGAACGCGTATCTGACGGAGGTCGGCCTCGCGCGCGGCGCCGACCACCGTCTCGACGGGGCGATCAAGGGCATGCTGACCGAACTGGCCGATCTGGGGGGTGCCGAGGCCCGCGCGCGGCGGCTGGCCGAGCGGCTCGCGCTGGTGCTCCAGGGGTCGCTGCTGGTGCGGTTCGCGCCACCGGAGGTGGCCGACGCGTTCTGCGCCTCGCGGCTGGGCGGCGACGGCGGCGCCACCTTCGGGACGCTGCCGCCCACCCTGGACCTGGCGTCCGTGGTGGACCGGGCGCAACCGCTTGCCTGA